The Numida meleagris isolate 19003 breed g44 Domestic line chromosome 7, NumMel1.0, whole genome shotgun sequence genome contains a region encoding:
- the FASLG gene encoding tumor necrosis factor ligand superfamily member 6: MMQAQRSRAGSSPRAQSGPASAVFGCHMEDHAKRVQPIPLPAMQQNLNYMYPQIFWVDGCADASTSCHPAPPVTPFPPPVPDRRKKPKSNRERSSVGFLVTSLLILLALTGVGLSMFQIFHLEKELAELRESVSTERIPPALEKLIGQEGKPVKKEARKAAHLTGNPTQRNLPLEWEPISGHAFTSGIQYRGQGLVINETGLYFVYSSVLFRGRDCDNEVLTHVVYKRNPASPGSHVLMEDKRINYCIKEKMWARKSYLGALFKLREKDSLYVNVSKIDLVNFEESKTFFGLFKL; the protein is encoded by the exons ATGATGCAGGCacaaagaagcagagctgggtcttcccccagggctcagtctGGGCCAGCCTCGGCAGTTTTTGGCTGCCACATGGAAGATCACGCAAAGCGCGTCCAGCCCATCCCACTCCCAGCCATGCAGCAGAACTTGAACTACATGTACCCACAGATCTTTTGGGTGGATGGCTGTGCTGATGCCAGTACTTCCTGCCATCCAGCACCCCCTGTCACTCCCTTCCCACCACCGGTACCTGATCGGAGGAAAAAGCCAAAGAGcaacagagaaagaagcagcGTCGGCTTCCTGGTGACCTCCTTGCTGATCCTGCTGGCCCTCACTGGAGTGGGGCTGAGCATGTTTCAGATTTTCCATCTGGAGAAGGAACTGGCTGAACTCAGAGAG TCTGTCAGCACTGAACGCATCCCTCCAGCTCTGGAGAAGCTCATAG GGCAGGAGGGTAAGCCAGtgaaaaaggaagcaaggaaggcAGCACACTTAACAG GGAACCCCACACAGCGGAACCTCCCATTGGAGTGGGAACCCATCTCTGGTCATGCCTTCACCAGTGGCATTCAGTACCGTGGCCAGGGCCTTGTGATCAATGAGACTGGTCTGTACTTTGTTTACTCCAGTGTGCTCTTCCGGGGAAGGGACTGTGACAACGAGGTGTTGACCCATGTTGTCTACAAGAGAAACCCTGCGTCGCCAGGTAGCCATGTGCTGATGGAGGACAAGCGCATCAACTACTgcattaaagagaaaatgtgggCCCGGAAAAGCTACCTGGGGGCTTTATTCAAGCTCAGGGAGAAGGACAGTCTGTATGTCAACGTCTCCAAAATTGATCTGGTTAACTTTGAGGAATCCAAGACATTCTTTGGGTTATTTAAGCTTTAA